A part of Streptomyces sp. NBC_01451 genomic DNA contains:
- a CDS encoding GlxA family transcriptional regulator, whose amino-acid sequence MSETQWPCTDPSADAARRHRIAVLALPGVPPFELGIPSRVFGSVLDADSRPLYEVTVCTADGAPVLSDAGFTVQPAAGPEALAAADTVIVPPTHAMPELGRGGPLPPEVTAAIAGIRPGTRMVSICTGSYVLAAAGILDGRPATTHWNLAPEFRRAYPRVKVDEDVLFVDDDDVLTSAGVAAGVDLCLHMIRRDHGAAAANRAARMCVVPPWRDGGQAQYIDRPVPQPTVATTTATRAWALEHLGEPLSLSRLAEHARMSLRSFTRRFRDEVGMTPVQWLTAQRLELAKQLLETTDLSIDLVAHRCGFGSANSLRAHMRTAFGVSPASYRRTFHTDDLVEAGV is encoded by the coding sequence ATGAGCGAGACGCAGTGGCCGTGCACCGACCCGAGCGCCGACGCGGCCCGGCGGCACCGCATCGCCGTCCTCGCTCTGCCCGGCGTCCCGCCCTTCGAACTCGGCATCCCCTCCCGCGTCTTCGGCAGCGTCCTGGACGCCGACTCACGCCCGCTGTACGAGGTCACCGTCTGCACCGCCGACGGCGCCCCGGTCCTCAGCGACGCCGGGTTCACCGTGCAGCCCGCGGCCGGTCCCGAGGCCCTGGCCGCCGCGGACACCGTGATCGTCCCGCCCACGCACGCCATGCCCGAGCTGGGCCGCGGCGGCCCGCTGCCGCCCGAGGTCACCGCGGCCATCGCCGGCATCCGGCCCGGCACCCGCATGGTGTCCATCTGCACCGGCTCCTACGTGCTGGCCGCCGCGGGCATCCTCGACGGCCGGCCCGCCACCACGCACTGGAACCTCGCCCCCGAGTTCCGCCGCGCCTACCCCCGCGTCAAGGTCGACGAGGATGTCCTCTTCGTCGACGACGACGACGTCCTGACCTCCGCGGGCGTCGCCGCCGGCGTCGACCTGTGCCTGCACATGATCCGCCGCGACCACGGCGCCGCCGCCGCCAACCGTGCCGCCCGCATGTGCGTCGTCCCACCCTGGCGGGACGGCGGCCAGGCCCAGTACATCGACCGCCCGGTACCCCAACCCACCGTCGCCACCACCACCGCCACCCGCGCCTGGGCCCTGGAACACCTCGGCGAACCCCTCTCCCTGAGCCGCCTGGCCGAGCACGCCCGGATGAGCCTGCGCTCCTTCACCCGCCGCTTCCGCGACGAGGTCGGCATGACCCCCGTGCAGTGGCTCACCGCGCAACGCCTGGAACTGGCCAAGCAGTTGCTGGAGACCACCGACCTGTCCATCGACCTGGTCGCCCACCGCTGCGGCTTCGGCTCCGCCAACTCCCTGCGCGCCCACATGCGCACCGCCTTCGGTGTCTCACCCGCCTCCTACCGCCGCACCTTCCATACCGACGACCTGGTGGAAGCGGGCGTCTGA
- a CDS encoding NADP-dependent oxidoreductase — protein MRAVVVEQWGGPEVLVEREVARPEPGLNEVLVRVHAAGVNPVDFKTRASGALIEWGEVPAVGWDVSGTVEAVGPGVGMFRPGDEVYGMPLFPRQAGAYAEYVVAPARHLAPKPANLTHVQAAALPLAALTAWQALVDTAGVRAGERVLVHAAAGGVGHLAVQIAKARGAYVIGTASAGKHDLLRQLGADEVIDYRTVRFEDAVGDVDVVLDGLGGQNAERSLTVLRPGGRLITLPGPDDVPADVPDHVRAVWILVEPDHLGLREIAALAERGALTPVVETVVPLAEAAKAHELGEQGRTTGKIVLSVA, from the coding sequence ATGCGTGCGGTGGTCGTGGAGCAGTGGGGCGGACCGGAAGTGCTCGTGGAGCGTGAGGTCGCCCGGCCCGAGCCGGGACTGAACGAGGTCCTGGTGCGGGTCCACGCGGCCGGTGTGAACCCGGTGGACTTCAAGACCCGGGCCAGCGGGGCCCTGATCGAGTGGGGTGAGGTCCCGGCGGTCGGCTGGGACGTCTCCGGCACCGTGGAGGCCGTCGGGCCGGGCGTGGGGATGTTCCGCCCCGGGGACGAGGTGTACGGCATGCCGCTGTTCCCGCGGCAGGCCGGCGCCTACGCCGAGTACGTCGTCGCCCCGGCCCGCCACCTCGCGCCCAAGCCGGCGAACCTCACCCACGTGCAGGCGGCGGCGCTGCCGCTGGCCGCGCTGACCGCCTGGCAGGCGCTGGTGGACACCGCCGGGGTGCGCGCCGGTGAGCGGGTGCTGGTGCACGCGGCGGCCGGCGGGGTCGGCCACCTGGCCGTGCAGATCGCCAAGGCCCGCGGCGCGTACGTCATCGGCACGGCCAGCGCCGGCAAGCACGACCTGCTGCGGCAGCTGGGCGCGGACGAGGTGATCGACTACCGCACGGTCCGCTTCGAGGACGCCGTCGGGGACGTGGACGTGGTGCTGGACGGCCTCGGCGGCCAGAACGCCGAGCGGTCCCTGACGGTGCTGCGCCCGGGCGGCCGGCTCATCACCCTGCCCGGCCCCGACGACGTCCCCGCCGACGTCCCCGACCACGTACGGGCGGTGTGGATCCTGGTCGAGCCCGATCACCTGGGTCTGCGCGAGATCGCCGCCCTGGCTGAGCGGGGCGCGCTCACGCCCGTGGTCGAGACCGTCGTCCCGCTGGCCGAAGCCGCGAAGGCGCACGAGCTCGGCGAGCAGGGCCGCACCACCGGGAAGATCGTCCTGAGCGTCGCCTGA
- a CDS encoding TetR/AcrR family transcriptional regulator, producing the protein MTAGAAARAGAEAGLRLTPEGCLRWWPGPAAAGRCSRPVCGTGTLFLYAKTKGELLLLVQNAKYVEALERGRADAESVPGVLDAVMAIVRPIVECNRVQIDNGRTYLREMVFGDPEEPRHGAALAVVAQTEEAMAAALRRDERVTEGDAVTLAHIVSAVTFLSMAVSVNMALSVEEIVRDIRRQVDVLLPD; encoded by the coding sequence GTGACGGCTGGGGCGGCGGCTCGCGCGGGGGCGGAGGCAGGGCTGCGGCTCACGCCGGAGGGGTGTCTTCGGTGGTGGCCGGGGCCCGCTGCTGCCGGCAGGTGCTCGCGGCCGGTATGTGGCACCGGGACCCTGTTCCTCTACGCCAAGACCAAGGGCGAACTCCTCCTGCTTGTGCAGAACGCCAAGTACGTCGAAGCGCTTGAGCGGGGCCGGGCGGACGCCGAGAGCGTCCCGGGAGTGCTGGACGCGGTGATGGCGATCGTCCGGCCGATCGTGGAGTGCAACCGCGTCCAGATCGACAACGGACGCACCTACCTGCGAGAGATGGTCTTCGGTGACCCCGAGGAGCCCCGGCACGGCGCGGCACTCGCCGTCGTCGCGCAGACCGAGGAGGCCATGGCCGCCGCGCTGCGCCGGGACGAACGGGTCACGGAGGGCGACGCCGTGACGCTGGCGCACATCGTGTCCGCCGTGACGTTCCTCAGCATGGCGGTGAGCGTGAACATGGCCTTGAGCGTCGAAGAGATCGTGCGTGACATCCGCAGGCAGGTCGACGTCCTGCTGCCTGACTGA
- a CDS encoding NPP1 family protein → MPRAVSSGRTFRLARAAAVAGSAVVLTVALPFSASAGVLQNLPENATAFQKYFEPVYDYDTDSCYPAAAIDAAGNLNGGLKPTGPVTGECRDGHLGLANTYSRAKCNNGWCGIIYASYFEKDEASPGIGHRHDWECMVVWVKDGADTPSYLSASAHGGFSTHPIADVPMSGQRVEAVYHKDGVSTHAFRFAKWGETPENDTGAWHQENLLTWENLASSLRNTLNASDWGDANFPLQDSKFADHLNKAKPSDITFDPYA, encoded by the coding sequence TTGCCCCGAGCCGTCAGCAGCGGACGGACCTTCCGTCTCGCCAGAGCCGCCGCCGTCGCCGGCAGCGCCGTCGTCCTGACCGTCGCCCTGCCTTTCAGCGCCTCCGCAGGCGTCCTGCAGAATCTCCCCGAGAACGCGACCGCCTTCCAGAAGTACTTCGAGCCCGTGTACGACTACGACACGGACAGCTGCTACCCGGCCGCCGCCATCGACGCCGCGGGCAACCTCAACGGAGGCCTCAAGCCGACCGGCCCGGTCACCGGCGAGTGCCGCGACGGTCACCTCGGCCTTGCCAACACGTACTCGCGGGCCAAGTGCAACAACGGCTGGTGCGGGATCATCTACGCCAGCTACTTCGAGAAGGACGAGGCGTCCCCGGGCATCGGCCATCGCCACGACTGGGAATGCATGGTTGTCTGGGTCAAGGACGGCGCGGACACCCCGTCGTACCTGTCGGCCTCCGCCCACGGCGGCTTCAGCACTCACCCGATCGCCGATGTCCCGATGAGCGGCCAGCGCGTTGAAGCCGTCTACCACAAGGACGGTGTGAGCACCCACGCCTTCCGCTTCGCCAAGTGGGGCGAGACCCCGGAGAACGACACCGGCGCCTGGCACCAGGAGAACCTGTTGACCTGGGAAAACCTGGCCTCCAGCCTGCGGAACACCCTGAACGCCTCAGACTGGGGCGACGCGAACTTCCCCCTCCAGGACTCCAAGTTCGCCGACCACCTCAACAAGGCCAAGCCGAGCGACATCACGTTCGACCCCTACGCCTGA
- a CDS encoding carbohydrate ABC transporter permease, whose product MAMTRTPVRRVLDYTVLGVLAFVFALPALYLFLGSLKPSDEVLNGLAGFLPTHLSFDNYSAVLDSLNSDSTGYFWQFMGVSVLLAFVVVTGGLFVNSMAAYGLSLLTGRGRRALFTLVLLLMLVPFESVAVPLFYMFNGQRNTTYIQAVPFIANAFSVYQFHTFFRQIPTSIEEAARLDGAGPWRTFFAIIVPMSKPVFASVAILTFLIQWGSFLWPVLMVSDPSVRPLPLEISVFQGQQPPDWGQILAFGVLLVLPVLVVFVFFQRWFVQGVASSAVKG is encoded by the coding sequence ATGGCCATGACCCGCACCCCTGTCCGCCGCGTCCTCGACTACACCGTCCTCGGCGTTCTGGCGTTCGTCTTCGCACTGCCCGCCCTCTACCTGTTCCTGGGCAGCCTCAAGCCGTCCGACGAGGTCCTGAACGGGCTGGCCGGCTTCCTGCCCACCCACCTGTCCTTCGACAACTACTCCGCCGTCCTCGACAGCCTCAACTCCGACAGCACCGGCTACTTCTGGCAGTTCATGGGTGTCTCGGTGCTGCTGGCCTTCGTGGTGGTGACCGGCGGCCTGTTCGTCAACTCGATGGCGGCGTACGGCCTTTCACTGCTGACGGGGCGCGGCAGGCGGGCCCTGTTCACCCTCGTCCTGCTGCTGATGCTCGTCCCGTTCGAGTCGGTGGCCGTCCCGCTCTTCTACATGTTCAACGGCCAGCGCAACACGACCTACATCCAGGCGGTGCCGTTCATCGCCAACGCCTTCTCCGTCTACCAGTTCCACACGTTCTTCCGGCAGATCCCGACGAGCATCGAGGAAGCCGCCCGGCTGGACGGCGCGGGCCCCTGGCGCACCTTCTTCGCGATCATCGTCCCGATGTCGAAGCCGGTGTTCGCCTCGGTCGCGATCCTCACCTTCCTCATCCAGTGGGGCTCCTTCCTGTGGCCGGTCCTGATGGTCTCCGACCCCTCGGTGCGCCCGCTCCCCCTGGAGATCAGTGTCTTCCAGGGCCAACAGCCCCCGGACTGGGGCCAGATCCTCGCCTTCGGCGTCCTGCTCGTCCTGCCCGTGCTGGTGGTCTTCGTCTTCTTCCAGCGCTGGTTCGTCCAAGGCGTGGCCAGCTCCGCGGTCAAGGGCTGA
- a CDS encoding carbohydrate ABC transporter permease — MKTVEPAHPAAPGAAQASSGRPSAEPPRAGRKNRDWLHGLLMATPAVGGLIAFVGIPFGYAVVLSFYNVRLGSPLEPSFFGLEHYRRLFTDPDQSGPFLRALLNNLTFAAVVVPLQTGLALGLAILLNRKLKAIGLFRSLFFMPVVFPMALVAVVWRLILARSEQGMLNSLLDTVSFGNWGAFDWLGDSATAMASIIVLSVWQGVGFQMVILLAGLQQIPGELYEAAELDRAGRLQQFRHVTLPGIRGTLVFVALLTSVMSFRIFDQVYILIRGGGLAEDAARTVMYQAVTTAFDQNNVGQASAITVVFFLIVLVLTIVQRRLVRPDNED; from the coding sequence GTGAAAACCGTGGAACCCGCGCACCCCGCGGCACCGGGCGCGGCACAGGCCTCCTCCGGGCGGCCGTCCGCAGAGCCCCCGAGGGCGGGGCGCAAGAACCGGGACTGGCTGCACGGACTGCTCATGGCCACCCCGGCCGTCGGCGGGCTGATCGCGTTCGTCGGCATCCCCTTCGGCTACGCCGTCGTACTCTCCTTCTACAACGTGCGGCTCGGCTCCCCGCTGGAGCCCTCGTTCTTCGGCCTGGAGCACTACCGGCGCCTGTTCACCGACCCCGACCAGTCCGGCCCGTTCCTGCGCGCGCTGCTGAACAACCTGACCTTCGCCGCGGTGGTCGTACCGCTGCAGACAGGTCTCGCCCTCGGCCTCGCGATCCTCCTCAACCGTAAGCTCAAGGCCATCGGTCTGTTCCGGTCCCTGTTCTTCATGCCGGTGGTCTTCCCGATGGCACTGGTCGCCGTGGTGTGGCGGCTGATCCTCGCCCGCAGTGAGCAGGGCATGCTCAACTCCCTGCTGGACACGGTGAGTTTCGGCAACTGGGGCGCGTTCGACTGGCTCGGCGACAGTGCCACCGCGATGGCCTCGATCATCGTGCTGTCGGTGTGGCAGGGCGTCGGCTTCCAGATGGTCATCCTGCTGGCCGGCCTTCAGCAGATCCCGGGCGAGCTGTACGAGGCAGCCGAACTGGACCGTGCGGGTCGCCTGCAGCAGTTCCGGCATGTCACCCTGCCCGGCATCCGCGGCACGCTCGTCTTCGTCGCACTGCTGACCTCGGTGATGTCCTTCCGGATCTTCGACCAGGTGTACATCCTCATCCGCGGTGGCGGACTCGCCGAGGACGCCGCCCGCACGGTGATGTACCAGGCCGTCACCACCGCCTTCGACCAGAACAACGTCGGCCAGGCGTCCGCGATCACCGTCGTGTTCTTCCTGATCGTCCTCGTCCTGACGATCGTCCAGCGCCGACTCGTCCGGCCCGACAACGAGGACTGA
- a CDS encoding ABC transporter substrate-binding protein — protein MNAGSRRFRRTVCTSLALALPLVGLAACGGGGGSDASAEEGSGKGTISVWAHQGQASEATALQNAVKSFNSSQSDIKAELKLIPENDYTKTITATGSSELPDVMEFDGPTMASFVYNSKLAPLDDYVSAKTLDNATDAVKAQGEIDGKHYGLGMFDSGLGVWGNKKLLDAAGVKYPTGLSDDWTAAEFTAALRALKAKDTDGKVLDVSEQYGLASEWGTYGFSPIVWSAGGALLKDGKAEGALDSPAVVSAMKTFQSWKAYVDANTDGNAFAKGRVALSWVGNWTYPAYSEALGDDLVVLPLPDFGNGPKTGQGSWAWGIGAGTKNAKASGAFLDYLLNDTNVGAMTKANGSVPGTKSTLAKSELYKEGGPLQLFADQLAKPCGDRDISESCVAVTRPVTAGYPTVTAKFSQALNSIYSGTDPKSALEKAARAIDQDYSDNAGYKIP, from the coding sequence ATGAACGCCGGAAGCAGAAGGTTCCGTCGCACGGTCTGTACGAGTCTGGCCCTCGCCCTGCCCCTGGTCGGGCTGGCCGCCTGCGGCGGAGGCGGCGGCAGTGACGCCTCCGCCGAGGAGGGCAGCGGCAAGGGGACGATCAGCGTCTGGGCCCACCAGGGTCAGGCGAGCGAGGCCACCGCGCTGCAGAACGCGGTGAAGTCCTTCAACTCGTCGCAGAGCGACATCAAGGCCGAGCTGAAGCTGATCCCCGAGAACGACTACACCAAGACCATCACCGCCACCGGCTCCTCCGAGCTGCCGGACGTGATGGAGTTCGACGGCCCGACCATGGCCAGCTTCGTCTACAACAGCAAACTCGCCCCGCTCGACGACTACGTCTCCGCCAAGACCCTCGACAACGCCACCGACGCCGTCAAGGCGCAGGGCGAGATCGACGGCAAGCACTACGGCCTGGGCATGTTCGACTCCGGCCTCGGCGTGTGGGGCAACAAGAAGCTGCTGGACGCGGCCGGTGTGAAGTACCCGACGGGCCTGTCCGACGACTGGACCGCCGCCGAGTTCACGGCCGCGCTCCGGGCGCTGAAGGCCAAGGACACCGACGGCAAGGTTCTCGATGTCTCCGAGCAGTACGGTCTGGCCTCGGAGTGGGGCACCTACGGCTTCTCCCCGATCGTCTGGTCGGCCGGGGGTGCCCTGCTGAAGGACGGCAAGGCCGAGGGCGCCCTCGACAGCCCGGCGGTGGTCTCGGCGATGAAGACCTTCCAGTCCTGGAAGGCGTACGTCGACGCCAACACCGACGGCAACGCCTTCGCCAAGGGCAGGGTGGCGCTGAGCTGGGTCGGCAACTGGACGTACCCCGCCTACAGCGAGGCCCTCGGCGACGACCTCGTCGTCCTGCCGCTGCCCGACTTCGGCAACGGTCCCAAGACCGGACAGGGCTCCTGGGCCTGGGGCATCGGCGCCGGCACCAAGAACGCCAAGGCCTCGGGCGCCTTCCTGGACTACCTCCTCAACGACACCAACGTCGGCGCGATGACGAAGGCCAACGGCTCCGTCCCGGGCACCAAGTCCACGCTCGCCAAGAGTGAGCTGTACAAGGAGGGCGGTCCGCTCCAGCTCTTCGCCGACCAGCTCGCCAAGCCGTGCGGCGACCGCGACATCAGCGAGTCCTGCGTCGCCGTCACCCGTCCGGTGACCGCCGGATATCCCACGGTCACCGCGAAGTTCTCCCAGGCCCTGAACTCGATCTACAGCGGTACGGATCCGAAGTCGGCCCTGGAGAAGGCCGCCCGCGCCATCGACCAGGACTACTCCGACAACGCCGGCTACAAGATCCCGTAG
- a CDS encoding LacI family DNA-binding transcriptional regulator, whose protein sequence is MTVSITDVARVAGVSASTVSRALRGRPGVSDEVRAQIAAVAAQLGYTASRSASSLASGRTFTIGVVAPHIGRWFFGTVLDAAETVFSAAGYDVLLYNLGSPDARKRFFTRLPVRKRVDAVLSLLIPDLEEEEALRSLGVPLATTVGGARDGFTVVGIDDHAGATSAVRHLVNLGHRRIGMISGESEPLHWTTPIARRQGYLDVLTEAGIAHDPALEADGGYTVEGGERAMTELLAVSRPPTAVFAQSDEMAMGALRALRRHRLRAPDDVSVIGFDDHELAEVIGLTTIAQPVPAQGSEAARLLLRQLDGPDAEPAPTGQVRMPINLVLRETTAPPSPRSPL, encoded by the coding sequence GTGACGGTCAGCATTACCGACGTCGCCCGCGTCGCCGGGGTCTCCGCATCCACCGTGTCCCGCGCGCTGCGCGGCCGGCCGGGTGTCTCCGACGAGGTACGGGCGCAGATCGCGGCCGTCGCCGCCCAGCTCGGCTACACCGCCTCGCGGTCGGCCTCCAGCCTGGCCAGCGGGCGCACCTTCACCATCGGGGTCGTCGCCCCGCACATCGGCCGCTGGTTCTTCGGCACGGTCCTGGACGCGGCCGAGACGGTGTTCAGCGCGGCCGGTTACGACGTACTGCTGTACAACCTGGGTTCGCCGGACGCACGCAAACGCTTCTTCACCAGGCTGCCGGTGCGCAAGCGGGTGGACGCCGTCCTCTCGCTGCTCATCCCCGACCTGGAGGAGGAAGAGGCACTGCGTTCCCTCGGAGTGCCGCTGGCCACCACCGTCGGCGGGGCCCGGGACGGCTTCACCGTGGTCGGCATCGACGACCACGCCGGTGCCACCAGCGCCGTACGACACCTGGTCAACCTCGGTCACCGGCGCATCGGCATGATCTCCGGGGAGAGCGAGCCGCTGCACTGGACCACCCCGATCGCCCGCCGTCAGGGATACCTGGACGTGCTGACCGAGGCAGGCATCGCGCACGACCCGGCGCTGGAGGCGGACGGTGGCTACACCGTCGAGGGCGGCGAGCGGGCGATGACCGAGCTGCTCGCCGTCTCCCGTCCGCCGACCGCGGTGTTCGCCCAGTCCGACGAGATGGCGATGGGCGCGCTGCGTGCCCTGCGCCGGCATCGGCTGAGGGCGCCCGACGACGTGTCCGTGATCGGCTTCGACGACCACGAACTCGCCGAGGTCATCGGCCTGACCACCATCGCCCAGCCGGTGCCGGCGCAGGGCTCGGAGGCCGCCCGGCTGCTGCTGCGGCAGCTCGACGGGCCGGATGCCGAACCGGCGCCGACGGGCCAGGTGCGGATGCCCATCAACCTGGTGCTGCGGGAGACCACCGCCCCGCCGAGCCCCCGAAGTCCCCTGTGA
- a CDS encoding mucin-1 gives MRYAPPGLCVNDFALLRDDDGTYAVLHLQGPWTAEFDHLRMETSYGRATSTDLVSWQPRGTAFGNGLPGRFDQQAVWTMHPVRHGDGMAMFYTGVLGLTPGGWPLQSVGLAYSDRTDGTGWRRHGTGPVVEADARWYRTGERMGWRDPFVVRDDESEGWVMVVCAADAALPVEAGGCVAWATSDDLEHWTVQPPLISPGDVDELECPVLERLDDGSWLLLGAIGATRGFEAWTAPRLRGPWTRRGPLGPSGSYAPRVVHAPDGSRVVLHTTPRRVNLTDSGERCRGMLAQPKLLVASPDEAPRLEWWPGLNAWLGEETERAALHAVGDLALTGRVEITLRTDTPDGDRPALLVGCDGENLWITGPHGDRLGETVLTRPAATLRILTIGEYVEVYADGVFVLTTLCYSGHAAPWTATSKGRSRTVPVRPVRLPDPDRDDASAIWPGPSPG, from the coding sequence ATGCGATACGCCCCGCCCGGCCTCTGCGTGAACGACTTCGCCCTGCTGCGCGACGACGACGGCACCTATGCCGTACTGCACCTCCAGGGCCCTTGGACCGCCGAGTTCGACCACCTGCGGATGGAGACCTCCTACGGCCGGGCCACCTCCACCGACCTGGTCTCCTGGCAGCCCCGGGGCACCGCGTTCGGCAACGGCCTGCCCGGCCGCTTCGACCAGCAGGCCGTGTGGACCATGCACCCCGTGCGGCACGGTGACGGAATGGCCATGTTCTACACCGGCGTCCTCGGCCTCACCCCCGGCGGCTGGCCGTTGCAGTCGGTCGGTCTCGCGTACTCCGACCGCACCGACGGCACCGGCTGGCGCCGCCACGGCACCGGGCCCGTCGTCGAGGCGGACGCGCGCTGGTACCGCACCGGTGAACGCATGGGCTGGCGCGACCCGTTCGTCGTGCGCGACGACGAGTCCGAGGGCTGGGTCATGGTGGTCTGCGCCGCCGACGCCGCACTGCCCGTCGAGGCCGGCGGGTGTGTCGCCTGGGCCACCTCCGACGACCTGGAGCACTGGACCGTCCAGCCGCCGCTCATATCCCCGGGCGACGTCGACGAGTTGGAGTGTCCCGTCCTGGAGCGCCTCGACGACGGCAGCTGGCTCCTGCTGGGCGCCATCGGCGCCACGCGTGGCTTCGAGGCGTGGACCGCGCCCCGTCTGCGGGGCCCGTGGACCCGCCGCGGTCCCCTCGGCCCGAGCGGCTCCTACGCCCCCCGCGTCGTCCACGCCCCCGACGGTTCCCGCGTCGTGCTGCACACCACGCCCCGACGGGTGAACCTCACCGACTCCGGCGAACGCTGCCGCGGCATGCTCGCCCAGCCCAAACTCCTGGTCGCCTCACCGGACGAGGCGCCCCGCCTGGAATGGTGGCCCGGCCTGAACGCCTGGCTCGGCGAGGAGACCGAACGGGCCGCACTGCACGCGGTGGGCGACCTCGCCCTCACCGGCCGGGTCGAGATCACGCTGCGCACCGACACCCCGGACGGCGACCGGCCCGCCCTTCTCGTCGGCTGCGACGGCGAGAACCTCTGGATCACCGGCCCGCACGGGGACCGGCTGGGCGAAACGGTACTGACCCGACCCGCCGCGACCCTGCGCATCCTCACCATCGGCGAGTACGTCGAGGTCTACGCCGACGGCGTCTTCGTCCTCACGACCCTGTGCTACTCCGGCCACGCAGCCCCGTGGACCGCAACGTCGAAGGGCCGTAGCCGCACCGTTCCCGTACGCCCGGTCCGCCTGCCCGACCCCGACCGCGACGACGCCTCGGCCATCTGGCCCGGTCCTTCCCCCGGCTGA